The Oncorhynchus tshawytscha isolate Ot180627B linkage group LG12, Otsh_v2.0, whole genome shotgun sequence genome includes a window with the following:
- the LOC112264010 gene encoding T-cell acute lymphocytic leukemia protein 2, whose product MTKKVFTNTRERWRQHNVNTAFTELRKLIPTHPPEKKLSKNEILRLAMRYINFLVQLLESQSGQPASHSPTALLTFLRGNVERLHSSSRTWGLASDTDAPSPGSSCDSTEAW is encoded by the coding sequence ATGACCAAGAAGGTGTTCACCAACACACGGGAGCGCTGGCGGCAGCACAACGTCAACACTGCCTTCACTGAGCTCCGCAAGCTCATCCCCACCCACCCGCCAGAGAAGAAGCTGAGCAAGAACGAGATCCTGCGGCTGGCCATGCGCTACATCAACTTCCTGGTGCAGTTGCTGGAGAGCCAGAGTGGTCAGCCGGCCTCGCACTCCCCAACTGCCCTGCTCACCTTCCTCAGGGGCAACGTGGAacgtctccactcctcctccaggACCTGGGGCCTGGCCAGCGACACTGACGCCCCCTCCCCTGGATCAAGCTGTGACAGTACCGAGGCCTGGTAG